The following proteins are encoded in a genomic region of Burkholderiales bacterium:
- a CDS encoding DUF883 domain-containing protein yields the protein MDADKMSTFAKDGLIANFKAVAAQVEDLLRNFTDGGGDKFTAASARVGEALQEARLNLETAQNLIVNNTREAARTTDQYVHDHPWRAIGIAAGIGLIAGLLMRR from the coding sequence AAATGAGCACTTTCGCAAAGGATGGCCTGATCGCGAATTTTAAGGCCGTCGCGGCGCAAGTCGAAGATTTGTTGCGCAATTTCACCGACGGCGGCGGGGACAAATTCACCGCCGCCAGCGCCAGGGTTGGCGAAGCTCTGCAAGAAGCCAGGCTTAATCTGGAGACCGCGCAAAACCTGATCGTGAATAACACCAGGGAGGCGGCCCGAACCACGGATCAATATGTGCACGACCACCCGTGGAGAGCGATCGGAATCGCAGCCGGAATCGGATTGATTGCCGGACTGCTGATGCGGCGCTAG